In Tamandua tetradactyla isolate mTamTet1 chromosome 7, mTamTet1.pri, whole genome shotgun sequence, the following are encoded in one genomic region:
- the LOC143690041 gene encoding olfactory receptor 6C74-like, protein MKNHTMVTTFILLGLTDDLNWQIAIFLFLFLTYLPSITGNLTIILLTLVDSHLKTPMYFFLRNFSLLEISLTSACIPKFLVSIVTMDKTISYDACFTQLFFLIFFGASEFFLLAAMSYDRYVAICKPLLYATIMSSRVCTQLVLSSWLSGLLTISPGLIMGLELEFCDANIIDHFACDYSPVLKLSCTNTHVIELLSFILAIVTLLLTLALVIFSYANIIRTILKIPSAQRRKKAFSTCSSHVIVVSISYGSCIFMYIKPSAEERVSLNKVIVLLNSSVVPALNPFIYTLRNKQVKQALKNIIQNQFFITLK, encoded by the coding sequence ATGAAGAACCATACAATGGTGACAACATTCATTCTACTAGGACTGACAGATGATCTGAATTGGCAAAttgcaattttcctttttctatttctaacaTATTTACCGAGTATCACTGGAAATCTGACAATCATCCTGCTCACCCTGGTGGATTCCCACCTCAAAacacccatgtatttcttccttcgGAATTTCTCCTTATTAGAAATCTCATTGACATCTGCTTGCATCCCTAAATTCCTGGTCAGCATTGTGACTATGGATAAAACAATTTCCTATGATGCTTGTTTTAcgcaattattttttctcatcttcttTGGTGCATCAGAGTTTTTCCTGTTGGCTGCCatgtcctatgaccgctatgtggccatctgcaaacCCCTTCTTTATGCCACCATTATGAGCAGCAGAGTCTGCACCCAGCTGGTCCTCAGCTCTTGGTTGAGTGGGTTGTTAACCATCTCTCCTGGCCTTATCATGGGCCTGGAGTTGGAATTCTGTGATGCCAATATTATTGACCACTTTGCCTGCGACTATTCTCCTGTCCTGAAGCTCTCCTGCACAAATACACATGTCATAGaactgttaagttttattttagccattgtcACACTCCTGCTTACATTGGCCCTGGTGATATTTTCCTATGCAAATATCATAAGAACAATTCTGAAGATCCCTTCTGCCCAGCGGAGGAAAAAGGCATTTTCTACCTGTTCCTCCCATGTGATTGTTGTTTCTATCTCTTATGGCAGTtgcatttttatgtatattaagCCTTCTGCAGAGGAAAGGGTGTCTTTAAACAAGGTGATAGTACTACTCAACTCTTCAGTTGTACCTGCCTTAAATCCATTTATATATACTCTAAGAAATAAGCAGGTGAAACAAGCCctgaaaaatataatacaaaatcaGTTTTTTATTACCTTAAAATAA